The stretch of DNA ttgaagaagtgggGGTTGGGTTAGTGGGGATGTAGAAAGAAggggggaaagaggagagcaACAAACTTGGATGTATCGGTAAAGACCCTCGAATTCTTGGAAATTGATACTCCCGCTTCGATCAGTGTCAAAGATGTCTGTTTGGCCCATGTTAGTGTTTTGCAGATGATGGAACGTTACGGTAGGCCTCACTCATCAGCTACAGCGAACGAGTCAGTCCATTGGTAGACTTGAGAAGGGGGAAGAGACGACTTGCCATCTTGACGCTATCCTCTCTCGCATCCATGGTAGCGTCCTTTGCCAACAACTTTTGAAGATCAAAAGCACTAAGATGCCCACTTCTAGAACTATCGAATGCAACAAACCTACCGCATTTCCGTCAGTCTTCCATCGCttcaccttttcctttttatAGAAAAGTGGTGGAATAAACTTACATATCCCTCAACTCGGCATTATCAGCCGCACTAGGCGCAGTCGGCGTACTGGACATAGTCTGTACATGCTGTTGCGGACCCCACTGGCCTTGTTGGGCTTGTTGGCTTTGTCTTCCCTGAGTTGATGTCGCATAATGAGGGTGTTGCTGAGATGCTTGTCCGTAGttctgttgttgttgttgctgctgcatAGGTGCGTAACCGCTCTCTGAAGATGGATTCGGAGGGTACCCGTGATGACTCGATGCCGTGCCCGGAGAGATCGGCGACGGAGCACCACCGTAACCCAGTGAACGGACTTGTTGGGGTTGCGCATACTGAGGACGAGGTTGATACTGTTGCGGTTGGAAcgcttgttgctgttgaggAGGGCTAGAGTATTGTCTCTGAGGTTGCTGGTATGACCCTTGTccctgctgttgttgtagTGGTGGTGCTTGAAGGGGGAAAGACCCCTGAATGGGCGATACCATCCCACTCCTGGGCCCTGACCCTGGAGATGTCATACCGCTTCTACCGCCGGATCCCGGAGAAGCAGCATATCCCCTCACTGGAACACCTACTGGGGCGCCGTACGCCTGCGCCTGCTGCTGGGGTGGCTGGGGATACTGGTTCCTCGGGGCGGGGTTGCGCTGTTGTGGTGGCTGTGGAGAGGAAGTGTCCCGCATCGCCCTGTTGCCTATTGCGAATGGAGAGTCTCCGTCTGAGGGGCGTCCGAGATAGTCAGCCATGGTGCAAGTGTATAGCGTGCAATAATCCGTACAAACGAACGAAATGCGTGGATCCGAATGTTTATTTGTCGCGTTGTATCGCGGCGGTGTGATGGCGTTACGTAACACTCTAGTTGGTGCGATTTTTGCGCTGCGCGTCATATTGTTCATTCCACGCATCTCTTTACTACTCTATATTTTATTCCAAGGTATATCTACAATGGCCACTACAGACTTCCTCTCAGGACACCCGGGACACCTGTAAGCGCGCACACTTTTATATCGCACTCATGCTGACAATCACACGCAGCTCAGAGGCCCAGCAATCCACCCTCGAAGCCTTCCGAACAGAGCTTCTCTCCTCTGGCCTCATCCCCGCCGACGCCGACAAGGAAGCCTTCGTGCAGCGTATCGGCTATGACCGTTTCGATGACCAGACTCTCTTGAGATTCTTGAGGGCGCGCAAGTTTGATATCcccaaggccaagatcATGTGGGAGGCGAAtgaaaagtggaggaaagagttTGGCGCGGACGACATTGCTGCGTGAgtcgtcttcttttcttttccctgtTCCCAATGGTTTGCAAATTtgcgagaagaggaggagcgggGAGTGGTGGGGCGGAAGAGACCATGCTGGGTATGCTTGGATGGAGACAATTTTACAGGATGGATGCGCTTCGCATGGACCCCCTTATCTAGACTTTTATCCCCACTGACTCCCTGATGCTCGAATTAGCAACGGCTTTGACTATCCCGAATACGAAAAAGTCGCGCAATACTACCCGCAGTACTACCACAAGTCCGACAGGGAGGGTCGTCCCGTCTACATCGAGCAGCTCGGCAAGCTCGACATCCCCAAGCTCTACGCGCTCACCACCCAGGAGAGACAGCTCAAGCGACTTGTTTCAGAGTATGAAAAGTTCCTCAGGGACCGATGCCCTGCCTGTTCCGAGGAGATTGGACACCTTGTAGAGACTAGTTGTACTATTTTGGACTTGTACAATGCTGGTATCTCTAGCTTCTACAAGGGTAAGTCTTTGTTTTTCCTTCCGACGCGTCTGCGCGTATGCAAAGATGTTTGTGCTGATCATGATTCTCGTCGTGGGTAAACAGTCAAGGACTATGTTTCTGCAGCCTCTACCATTGGCCAAAACAACTGTAAGCTCGCTCCTATCGAATTCGAACAACCTCAACTAACCCTTTTTAGACGTACGCCGCCCCACCCCTTTTGCCCCACCCGCCCCCACTTGACTGACTCGTCTTTTTAACTAACTCTTTACTTCCATTCTATAGCCCGAGACAATGGGCCACatgttcatcatcaacgCCCCTTACCTCTTTTCCACCGTCTGGTCCCTCATCAAACCCTGGCTGGACGAAGCTACCGTTCGTAAAATCCATATCCTCGGTAAATCCTACAAGGCCGAGTTGCAAGAGTACATTTCTGCGGAGAACTTGCCAGTCGAGTTGGGGGGCACGTGTAAGTGTCCTGGGGGGTGTAACTTGAGTGATGCCGGGCCTTGGAATAAGGCTGCGGAGGGTGCTTAAGGTTGAGGAATGAAttgattttttttcaggagtggatggatggaaggggGAAAAGGGGACATTTTATTGCTGTAAAAAGGGCGTGGAACAAGACGACAAGAGACTGGATGGGACTGGGGATATAGATTTGGATGGCGGAGGACATAAATTTCATACCCGTGGTTCAACACACAAGATATTAAATCGGTGCTCGGAGCGAGCGGCGGCGGATGAAGGGGTTATAGAGGTTATAGAGGTTGCATTTTTTGTTGTTTAATTTATTGGGTTGTCGTGTGTGTTACCCGAATTAAAGAAACTACTTAAATAAACAACTttttaaagaaaagaaaaaataatccaacctcctcttcctcataaGACCAGCGTCCTCGCCCTTGCCTTTACTAGCTCGACACCAATCcgtttctccattttctcgaACCCCCCCACCGGCatcgcctccctccactccttccattcgtctgctgtgctcctgctcatcaGGCCAccagtggaaaggatgatcgGTTTAAAGACCCCACCAGTGACTTTCGGAGCGTTCTTCGAGACGACCTGACCCACCTTGTCGAGCCAGTTCACGCACCGGTCCAAGCAGAAGTCGGCCAGCTTGCCGTTGGGGGCGCAGGGTGTGACGGTGCTTCTCGCGTCTCGGTCCCCGAGGGAGTAAACCTTCAGGTCGTAGTCAGTGAAGGCCAGAGCGCTGGAACCTAACATAAGGAACTCCTTCCTGGCGCGCCAGGGAAAAAGGTCCCCATACAAAATTCAGGGAAAATCGCCGAAATTTTTACCTGTGTCACCAATCGATTTCCCTGGTATGACATCGCAATTCTTCGTTGTACGGCGGGGTAGGGGGCGAAAGCGTTCGATCTGCTGCTTCGAATGGTACCCTCAGCTCGAAAAAGTCATTAGTGGATGCATACACACGGCCTCTCGAAAGAGGGAGGGGTCAGATTGGGTCGTATGGTGAGGACGGAACCTTTTTTTGGTGGGCGactttttttggttttttttgGGCCATCCATATATGTTCTGTCAATGCTAACTGCATCACTTTCCAATGCCTAAGGGTCTACTGACTATCCGTCTAGGGCAAACCAAGGGTGCTCTATCGACTGGTGATGTTTATTTGTATGCATGCATAACGGATACAAGCGATCGCTCAGTGAATATCCCCTCAGGCCAGCGAAATGAGTACTGCCACATTGGGTGAGATCACGCTTACATAATCTACTGCTGCTGGATCCCCTATTTGTTCGACGCTGGAGCCCCTATTTGTTCGACGCCGAATCCCCTATTTGTTCGACGCGGGATCCCCTATTTGTTTGACACTGGATCCCCTATTTGTTCAACCCTAATGCCCATCCCCTACGAGTTCATGCTGTTTTCGACAATCCCCTAAGCTGAAAGCTCACTTTGACTTGGAGTTGTGCATGAAAATCATGGTATCTCATTACATCATCACTTTTTGAGTGGATTCATGCATGCATCTTTCAATACAATTATGTTCTAATGCATGGATGTCAATTATGTCGACTATTCCTAATGATGCAATACAACTATTTTCTAATGGCATACATATATTTATTCATTCATNNNNNNNNNNNNNNNNNNNNNNNNNNNNNNNNNNNNNNNNNNNNNNNNNNNNNNNNNNNNNNNNNNNNNNNNNNNNNNNNNNNNNNNNNNNNNNNNNNNNTATAGAGGTTGCattttttcgttgtttaatTTATTGGGTTGTCGTGTGTGTTACCCGAATGAAAGAAACTACTTAAATAAACAACTttttaaagaaaagaaaaaataatccaacctcctcttcctcataaGACCAGCGTCCTCGCCCTTGCCTTTACTAGCTCGACACCAATCcgtttctccattttctcgaACCCCCCCACCGGCatcgcctccctccactccttccattcgtctgctgtgctcctgctcatcaGGCCAccagtggaaaggatgatcgGTTTAAAGACCCCACCAGTGACTTTCGGAGCGTTCTTCGAGACGACCTGACCCACCTTGTCGAGCCAGTTCACGCACCGGTCCAAGCAGAAGCCGGCCAGTTTGCTGTTGGGGGTGCTGGGGGTGGCTGTGCTCCTCGCGTCTCGGTCCCCGAGGGAGTAAACCTTCAGGTCGTAGTCAGTGAAGGCCAGAGCGCTGGAACCTCTGACCCGAAGGTCGTTTCTCCTTTGTCCCGACAGCGTGTGGGGCTCAATCTCAACCGTGGCACCTTGGATTTGTTTGAGGTGTTGATAGATGACGCGGTTGATGGCATTGTGCCGGCGCTGGGTCCAGGGGTTGCGGGCGCGGCAAAGCTCGTCGTGGCCCAAAGGTGAGTCCGACCCACAGAAGCGACAGACAGGGATCGAGGAGCCGACCAGGGTGCGGTCATGGAGACCAGAGACAATCTCGACATTGGAAAGGCGCAGGGGTTGAAGGTAAGGGATAACTGATAACCAACTTCGGCCGAGTCTGGAGGCATTCTCGGTGAGTCGCTTGCGTTCAGTGTCGCCGAGATTATGTAGGATGGCTTCCTGTTGCGATTCCCAGAGTTCTGCGCATCGAGTTCGTTGGGGGATCGGAGTTGGAGGTTCCTCtggcgaagaaaggagaccTAGGTTATCGAGGAGAGTGTCGGAGGCCTCGGCTGCCGAGCGGTAAGCAAGGGGGGCTACATCTTTGAAGGAAAGTAGACCTAGTCCGCCCAGTCGCGCTGGTAGCCTCGTCAACGATCTCCCTAgagcctcctcttccactgtATCCTCTCGctgcctcatcctcatccttttcacctcctcccatAGCATCGTGTCCAGCCTCTCCCATAGGTCTACAAGGTCGTCCGAGCGCAGGCTTCTCTGCAGGTGTCGTAGATTTTGCTGAATGCAGAAACGTAATAGAAGGAGCGCGTGTTGATGTGGAAgatccttgagcttgcaTTCTCGAACCCCCCCACCGGCatcgcctccctccactccttccattcgtCTGCTGTGCTCCTGCTCATTAGGCCAccagtggaaaggatgatcgGTTTAAAGACCCCACCAGTGACTTTCGGAGCGTTCTTCGAGACGACCTGACCCACCTTGTCGAGCCAGTTCACGCACCGGTCCAAGCAGAATTCGGCCAGTTTGCTGTTGGGGGTGCTGGGGGTGGCTGTGCTCCTCGCGTCTCGGTCCCCGAGGGAGTAAACCTTCAGGTCGTAGTCAGTGAAGGCCAGAGCGCTGGAACCTCTGACCCGAAGGTCGTTTCTCCTTTGTCCCGACAGCGTGTGGGGCTCAATCTCAACCGTGGCACCTTGGATTTGTTTGAGGTGAAGGGGTTGGGAGGGTTGGAGGGATTTGTCgttgggaaagaaaaaaaagagctCAACCTTTTGGGTAGTAGCGGGGATGGCGGATTAGAGATTACAGATATCTATATACGGTTAGATGAGTCTTTCCCGAGAAATCTGTGCTTCAAATTTTAAAGCTTTCGGTATCCCTTTTCCATCGTCACTATACTTCATATATGTACGGTGATAGAAGCTTGCACGTATAcacaaagaaaaaaggttGTGAAAATCGTCAATTAAAGAATTAGGAAAATATTAGACAAGTCAAGTGTTCGTAGTTGGCTCTGAGAAaagcgaagaggagaaaagatgCTAGAATAGTCCGTGAAGAATTAAACCTTTTTGACCACCCCGACTGGCTCAATGAGTCTACCCCCTATCACACCCTTTTGCCCTCCAAGAAAGATTCAAATAGACCCCAAAGCCATTGGCACCGTCCGAAccggccttatcctcgTAACGCAGCATCACTGTTGCCAACTTTTGCCAACCTTTCATCCGTCCAGACAAGGATTCCAGCTCCCTCGAatcaccaccatcaccatGAACTTTTTGCCTCTCGGCTTTCGGTCTTCTCCAGAAAAAATGAACGCCCTATGATCTTCTGAGGATACCCCAGGCGGAGATGATAGTGACGATAAACGTCGTGAGGACTAGGAGATGAGCCGGTTGGGAGAGTGTATATAATGCGTCGGAGCATGTGGAACATTGCCATCCATCTAGATCGGACCACCAGTTAGTTTGAACCGATCGACGCAAACACCAACTCACCAGCAATACTCGTATACCCCGCTGGCCTATACATCATAAAATTCGTCCCCGAATACGGAGTCAAATACCCGCCCTTTCGCGCCGCTCCAGGGCCCCTCTCGTCCCAGACGGAGAGCACATAGGTCGCTTCTGCAAACGGCACCTCTGTCGGGATTTGTTCCCACTCCCAAGGATTCCACACGACCTGGGTGGTGTTGCCGGGAAACACGTTGTATGGCGAGGTGGTTGGGCCGACAGGGTAAGTGTTACCATTAGCAGAGCAGGAGGCGACGACGGTTAGTGACGTGGGCGTAACGCTGTTcgaaaaaagaagacgtCAGCAGCTGGCGACATCGCAGGCAAAGTACTGTAATTGTAGAGATACGGCAGTAAACGCACTAGAGACTAGTCATGTTCCAGCCAAAGGTGATCCAGCTATCCTTTGCAATCTTGTAGTAACTCGCGCTGGCCGTGCTCGGTGGCTGGGTAACGGTGATGCCACCCGCGGCGGCCGTCCCGGGGATGCTGACGGTCGTGGAGGTGCGGCTGGCACTGCGTGAGGCCGACGGGTTGTTAGAGTTGGATGCCTGGCTGGAGCCGGCGGCCGCTGACTGGGTGGCGGTGGCGGAGGACATGGCGGCAGTGGCGACGGCGGGCGGGAACGAGGGCGTAGGTTGGAAGAGGGTCAGTATTAGCTTGGTGCGTTAACGGTGctaagagaaagaaaggatgatTAAAAATGAAAATCCATCTGCCATGCTGACTGATCGATGTATCTGATCTGAAATTAACAACGCGTATTAGTCGCCAAGCGGCGGACGGTGAGGATCCGGCGGCACAcagaagggaaggaagagggtcCGTGCACAGCCCCTGCATCAAGAGGTCCCCATCTGTGTGTTCGTCTGCTTTTCCCTCCGTGCTAGCTACAAAGCCGTGCGCTGCCTTGCGGCGTGAAAACCTTTTGCACGGTACGCAATATTTTCAAGACTCGTGGAAAATGACGGTGAGCGGCACGGTGACGAGTATGGAGGAGTATGAAGGCTATGTGCGACAACAAACAAAGACAAAAAACGTCATGCCAGTACTCAAGGCCGGGTTTACAAAATTAGCCCGACGCGATCCCGAACTGTCGCCCCACCAGTGAGATTCCACATTTTAATAAAAGGTTTGGGCTCATTACGTATTTGGTCCCGTCCATTACCTTTAGAAGTAGTAAAGTTTCAACAAAGTTGAACAAAACGCGTTACAAAGGCTCGACTTTCGATCTCAAATGGGACCGCCCATCTTCCTTGCACAACACCCTTGGAGAGGCATGGGATGCATCCAGCAGATTCCGACACATACACACCAAAAGGCTCAGTTTGATCTCATGCGCTGCTAGCCTTTTGGAACAAACTTCCCGATGGAGCAAAGTTTGTATTTGATGCGCCCGAATGGCACTTGTGGTCTTGCACCTTGTAAGCATGCATCCACTACGGAGCCCGCAGTAGGAAAGGGCTCATAATATCATGTCCGGTTTCCCATTTCTCTTTAGAGTTAGACTTGACTACTTTGCTCTGCTTGGTCTTCTGGCCTCCTTCCGTCCGTTCgctctcgccctcctcggGACGCTCCTAGGTGAGCTCGAGTCCAAAGATCTACAAATTAAAGTTATAATCGGTTTTCTGCTGTTGTTCAATGGTACAGTGTAAGAGTCTTGCTGCTTCATCCCGAAGGCGTCTATAAACTTTAGGGACCTGTCAACGCCTTTTTTGGAGAGCCTGGATAGCTAAAAAAACTGATCTATTCCATAGTCGGCTATCCGTCAGAAACAAATCGTCCGCCCAACCTGTCAGATCATACTCTCTATcaggcagcagcagcatctTTGATGCCAAACAAGATGTCGAGCAATAATGGATAGTCAAGAAGTGCCTGTATTGATTCCCAGGCACTGAGATAATGATGGTTCTTCTAACGACACTTGACTGTATGATGTTTTAACTGGGAAATCAAGAGAAAGTGGCAGCCAAACGTCTATTGTTTGATGGCTCACATTTCAAAGCAGATACTTGGGGACCACTTATATTCATACATCGTCGTATACATGCCAAGGATACCTTTTGCCCAACCCCTCCCTGTTATACGGCTGGTATGAAGTCAAAATCTGCCGACGATAAGTGTGTGAGGGTAGTTGGAGCTGCTGGTGTTGAGTGTCTGACCATGGCTGTACAGGGGCTTTGATATCATCGATACTGATCTGTTTCAGATGGGcattgatgaagagtgggCTGCCTGAAGTTCCTACTTGGGCCCAATGGCTTAGCACAGTAGATATCAATCTTCAATTATCTGAGAATCCATCTAACGACGTGATCAGGAAGTTTCACCCAATTCTTTGATCGGTATCGATCCCACCATCATTCCCTACTCCGAAGCACCCTcactcctctcttcccttccctcatGGAGATTTATGAACTCGTCGCTAAACCTGAACAAACGACGGTCGGAGCCACTTGTCAGCGCCAGTTGTAGCTTGATCCCAGTCGGTGTAGCTGTCCGAGATGGAGGACGAGCTGACCAATATAGGGTATTTGCTGAGTATTATAGCCACGAATAATGAATAGTACAGTATCAATCTTGTTCTCAAGCACACGGCGAGTACTAGAAGATGTTTGCTCGTAAATGGCCGTGAGTCGGATAATTAAAACCTTATAAAAATAACTCTATAAGGAAGGAAATAACCTGCTACCGGTATCTTGGATGGCCAACACGATACGCGTGAGATAAACAATGATGATGTCATCAGGTTGCTCCTTGCAGCTCCCGCGCCTACTCTGCCTCTTTTGGATCTAGTTAGGCGCGATGGATCCACTCCAGCTGTGTTGTTCCCCGAATACTAGCGTATTACCACCACCTTATTCCCACTCGTATCTCTCGGTCTGCAAcgtctcatcctcatctccgtcttcctcacaaTCCTCCACGGCTGCTCGGCGACCATGACAGCCCAATCCTTCGACAAGATCGTAAAGCTTGCGACAAAGCCGAAGAACGCCCCTCCTAAAGCAAAGTACATTGATTCACTCATCGCTGCTACCTATGCGGACGACAGCTCGATCAACGAGATTGCAATCGTACTCGCACAAAGGTTGAGAGATACCAACGGTGTGGTGAGCATTCAATGGTGCTCTAGAGCAAAGAGTCACCGAGTCCTGACGGCATACTAGGTCGTGTTCAAGGGCCTCCTTACGTTGCACCAGATGATACGCACTGGACAGACTGAAGCACTGCTCGATGTTCTCGCCAGAAACGATGTCTTGAGACTCCGGAATATCTATAGCCAGCGGTTCCAAGGTACGCTTTATCATCAGGTCTTCCCTATCGGGGCGATATTGCCAGATGCTGATTGATCTCACTACAGGATACGTCCCCCCTGCTAGCATGGGTGCTTATGCCGACTACCTCGACAACAGAATTAGGGTATATAGGGATTTAAAGCGAGACCTTATAAGAGTGCAGACAGAGTCTAACAGGAGGAGTGATGGGCTGGGTGCTGCTTGTAAGTCGATTTAGGTCGATCTGGATCTTGTCCATATGGAGGTAGCCGGGGCGTCAATTGTCATTTAGCTAACGGGCGTATTagcaaaagcaagaagattAAGACATCTTCCTGTAGAGAAGGGTTTGCTGAGAGAAGTCAAGGTGGTGCAAAGGTTATTGGACAGTCTCATCAAGTGCAAGGTACGCTCCATGAATTGTAATGAGATTGGGCTGATGGAAATCCAGTTTTATGACGATGATTTGAGAGACGAAAACACAGTTTTGGCATTGAGACTTCTTGTAAAAGACTTGCTTGTCTTGTTCCAGGCCGGTAATGAAGGTGTCTGCAACATCCTAGGTGTGTTTTGTACTCACACGCACGTCCCTGGCTGACATACCGTTGCCCATCTAACAGAGCATTATTTCGAAATGTCCAAGGTCGACGCTACCGACTCGTTTGAAATCTATAAATCTTTCATCAAGCAAACCGAAAAAGTCGTTGACTACCTCTCCTTTGCCCGAAAACTTCACCATGTCTTAAATGTCCCTGTGCCGAATCTCAAGCATGCCCCAACAGGGCTCGTCAAGGCGTTGGAAGAGTACCTTAACGATCCCAACTTTGAGCAAAATAGAATGGATTACAAGAGGAGTCTGGGAGTCGTCGAGGGAGGTAGTAGGCGTCCGAGTGATACAGAGCCCACAAGGAAAGCTTCGCCCGATAAGAGCACATCGACATCGACCAAGGCTGCATCTCCTGCGCCGGAAGTTAAGCCTCAAGCTCCCGCGGGAGCTTCGAAAAAGATCCAAGATTTCTTCGAATCTATTCAAGCGGACCAGCAACC from Cryptococcus neoformans var. neoformans B-3501A chromosome 7, whole genome shotgun sequence encodes:
- a CDS encoding hypothetical protein (HMMPfam hit to CRAL_TRIO_N, CRAL/TRIO, N-terminus, score: 78.8, E(): 1.4e-20), which encodes MATTDFLSGHPGHLSEAQQSTLEAFRTELLSSGLIPADADKEAFVQRIGYDRFDDQTLLRFLRARKFDIPKAKIMWEANEKWRKEFGADDIAANGFDYPEYEKVAQYYPQYYHKSDREGRPVYIEQLGKLDIPKLYALTTQERQLKRLVSEYEKFLRDRCPACSEEIGHLVETSCTILDLYNAGISSFYKVKDYVSAASTIGQNNSRDNGPHVHHQRPLPLFHRLVPHQTLAGRSYRS
- a CDS encoding hypothetical protein (HMMPfam hit to efhand, EF hand, score: 65.8, E(): 1.1e-16), with translation MRDTSSPQPPQQRNPAPRNQYPQPPQQQAQAYGAPVGVPVRGYAASPGSGGRSGMTSPGSGPRSGMVSPIQGSFPLQAPPLQQQQGQGSYQQPQRQYSSPPQQQQAFQPQQYQPRPQYAQPQQVRSLGYGGAPSPISPGTASSHHGYPPNPSSESGYAPMQQQQQQQNYGQASQQHPHYATSTQGRQSQQAQQGQWGPQQHVQTMSSTPTAPSAADNAELRDMFVAFDSSRSGHLSAFDLQKLLAKDATMDAREDSVKMLMNIFDTDRSGSINFQEFEGLYRYIQDWHGIFHRFDRDSSGLIDRTELHSALMGFGFSLPPEMIRKIEKRFTPPPVPGKDAPKGISFDRFLMACVTVKHYTEGFRRVDERKEGKVTFSYESFMEMVLDAPA